The Raphanus sativus cultivar WK10039 chromosome 2, ASM80110v3, whole genome shotgun sequence DNA segment TCAAAACGCAACCATCCGCATCCGAAAATACCCGAACATTTCTTGGGAAGTCTTCTCTTAGAAGACTTATTGGAAGTCTTCTGTATcgaaaaatatttaacctaattggAATTTTTGTCtccatatataaagaaaatttacatattcttaaatggctgcaacaaaattataataggTAGTTAACCAGTCATAAAATTTTTCATTGCATGGTTCTCGTCTTTCTTTCCTTTAAAGATAgatctataaattttgaaaatgtaatTTTAGCGTATTTTCTATGTTAGATTCTATAAAGTTGTATATTCAATCTAATGtgactattttattttttatttaagaataaaaattattttaaaatttttctttgCTTTGATGTCATTTGATGTTTTTAGATATCCAGTTTTTTTTCAGATCTCAATcaaactttataatatttttcagaaGACTTCCGAGAAAGtcttctaatatattttgtgctAGAAGACTCCTCTGGAAAAATTCCGAAGAAATCTGCAAATACATTTTATGCTAGAAGACTTTCTTAGAAGATATTTCATGAAGTTTTCTAATGCATATTATGGTAGAATACTTCCATggattttaatgtattttatgttaaaaGACTTCTCTGCAAGAATTCCCTGGAAAGTCTTCTGAATAAAAAATGTctcatttaattcaaatttcACTCTTTAGATAAAGAAAATCTAcacattttctttctttctattaagtggctgcaacaaaaatgtaatgtttctcaCTCTAAAACTCTTCAACCTCTCTTTAATATCTTTGAACttgaaaaatcaaatttatatcaatttctcattttttcttATGTCGATCTAACTAATTTATCTTATTTCGGAAATTTTCTTTACATGTTCTCATTTTCTCTCCTTTAAAGATAGATCTATAAATTTCGAATATGTATTTTTGGTGTATTTTATATGTTAGATCctaaaaatttgtatattcaacctaatgtaattttttatttattatttaagcacataaaattatttggattttttttttgatactaTTTAACGTTATTGAATATAGAGGTTTTCTTAGATCTGAATCAGATTTTGAAAGATTTCTGAGAAGACTTATTGAAAACTTCCTCGAAAGTCtcctaatatattttatgttagaaGACTTCCATGTAAAAAATTGTCATGAAATATTCTAATGCATTTTTATGCTGGAAGTCTTCTAATGCATTTTATTCTAAAAGACTTCTATGTAAGATATTACTTGAAGTATTCTAATGCATTTTGTGCTAGAAGGAAGTTTACTGAACCAAAAATATCTCACTTAAATGGAGTCCAAGCTTGTCTATGTCAATGAATGGTCTCAAACTCCATTTGTAATAGTTTTGTTTATGGTATGTTTTATGATTCtaatgtgtatttttttagctgtgaattgttttgtaaaatacttgacattattaaaattattgataCTACATAGCGAAAAACCTTTTAACCATTTTACCTACTCATAGCAAAACAGAACAACATAAAAATTTAGTCAAATTTACTAAAACTAAAAGAGAAAACTTAGTCAAATTCACAAAAGATTAAACAATACATAAATCTCactaagaaaattaaattttaaatgaaagttgagattttaaatttcaaaaaagttaaaaagtataTCTTATGATCTAAGAAGACACATTAAACCACATGGTTTGATATACTTGAAGTTACTTAACACTtctgaaagttaaaaaaaaaatatcttgaaattatttaacattcttgaaaatacaaattttacaaaaacGGGTATAGAAGAAACACAGAAAAACACacaataaaataattgatttttttgttaacaaagaaaagttaaaatattCTTCTATAAAAATACACAAGATTAATTGCAAAACTAAGCTATGATTGACTTGAAGACTTATTGACCTGAAAACTACTCTATAAGTCTTCTCGTTGGAGAAGACTTTTAAAGATCTAAAACGTTTCTTCTAGGTGCATTTAGAGGTTggaattggttgttcatggtagTTGGTGTTTTGATGACAATGGTAATGTTATAAATAAACGAGGAAGAGGATGAATGAGTAAAACActcattttctaaaataaaaataatgacaTTTTCGTGAATAACTCGAACTTCTAGGGTGAATATTCCAAatgaaagtttaaaaaaaagacaagGGTAATTTTTGTGTTTAACTTGAAAATTTGAGTCATATTTGAAAAACTaccattaataattttgaataataaaaatttgttaataatttgtatatccttatcaattttttaaagaaatatattattaaaatatagtaaacaGCCACATtactatataactaaaattatttttttccttatatattatattttgaatttaaaaaaacgACAATAATTATTAAGTTGTTAAAAGTCTCACCTGGAatattttgtgatcaatagtcTAAAGAATTTGGTaaaacaagatacaaatgatcataaaaccgtatgaataagaaattttaattaataagtaatatatacatatatcgtTTAAACTAtacatcaataaaataaaaaaaaattagctttaaaattttcattaaacaaatagtgataaattaatttgtaaattttgaaattacCTTGAATATTTAAAAGTGACTATTAATTATTAACATCATTAAAATTTCCACactgtttttttgttattaatgaataaacaaatttataaaaagctAAAATGATCATAAGACCATATGAGTATGAAATCTCTTTTAATAGACAACCaccttttttaaaaagaagagtatatatctatgttattatcatttaaatttagttatataccatattaaatagaaaaaatgattgtttggatttatttacataaattattgtaaataaCAAGAAtgattgttttaatttttgtcatGACACCAATTTAGTTGTATACGTAATAGTCGATATTGGTTTTTCAATTATTCAATAAACATTTATTACTTTATAGTATGTAAAAGAAcacaaaataagatataatacataaaaatagtttGTATATACAATATGCACCCTTCGTAATGCGCAGATATTAATCTCTTTTGTTAACGctagataattatttaattaacatattttaatcTAGTATATATCAACAATTGGAAACAGCTATTAATTATCTTCTATTAGCAAAAAATAGCAAAAATAGTGTTAAAAAGTATCAAAAGTATAGAttaaagttttgttaaaatataaattagggATTTGGTCTAAATCCCAACTAAATCACCcctgaaaatatattatttttctaaattataaccgagaaaatatttttaatagttttcagGTTTCTAATTTTGAGTTTAAtgacaaaaatgaaaaaaaaaaatccattaagTTCACCTTTAATGGTGTGCGTTTAatatactttaatatattttgctGGTGTCATGGTGTGcgtttaataaaatatgaaaaataatattgtgaatatatattttccttCTCTCTTTATACATTTTGTCCActattgaaatatatttattattgaactatattatataatttaagtaaataattatttatttttcatcaaaCTAAAATCATATTATGCCTTTATTCTAAAGTTTTATTGTATAACAATATTTTACTCTTCAAACTGAGTTTGTAAAATCTATTATGTTTTGATATTTAGTACCtactatttattaattttagtttgttttaacattttttcttgttagtttttctaattttaagttttatgaCAAAAATAGAAGAATAACTATGTGAGTTTCCtaccttttatttttgttgacgTCGGTTTGatgaaagacaaaaaaaattagcataTAGAATATTACTCTTTTAttcttatgattttttattcttcaagtTGTTATGTAgttttcattaattatttttgataaattgaTGTCAACGTGTTTggattaaaaacaaattattaatttaaaaataatttatggtCAAAAAATAAGAGCATAAAATGTGGagaaattaataaaagtttatagTTACGCTGATGTCAGTTAAAAAGTGTTTATAAAGACTATATGTCACTCTTTTGAACGAAATAACAAGTTTACTTATATATTCTTGAAAAAGCATGGAGCTGTTTAACATACATAAAACGGTAATGAGTTTACCTATTTGAGCTTTACATGATATCATACAAACAATATATACAATAGAAACAAGTCCTGGTGATGTGGTATGCCTTGTGGGATAATCTTCAATCAGTGgcgtatgttttttttgtttcgagCCTCTGAACTCAGAGATTCGCACTCTTCTTTGCTCGGCCAGCATGCGGTATGCCTTCCTGGCTGTGCTTACGTTGTTCATTGAGCTtcgaaataaatattttggcaATGGcttttatcttttctttctGTTGTGGTTTCGAGCCTCTGCATTCCTTACCCTCTTTGGGTCTGCCTTGTGCTTTAAGCTTTGGTAGTTTAACACAATCTACTTCTTGTCTTGCCTGGACCCTCTGGATTTCACATTCCCATTCCTTTTGAGTTTTGTCACGTAGAAAAGAGCCAAGTAATTTAAGGCCCAAAGGAAGACAGCCGGTTAGTTCGACTGCAAGGACCGAGAGCTGCTCGAAATTTGCTGGAGGATACTGCTTCTGGAAAGCGCATTCACTGAAGAGCTCAAGAGCTTCGTCGTATTTTAGACAGTCCATTTCGTAGACATGTTCAACTCCACGTGATAAGAGCAAACTCTTGTCTTCTGTGGTTACTATAACTCTACTTCCTGGACAGAGACGATTCACACCCTCCATGACCTTCTCTAATTCCTCGATCCCTATGTCATCAACTATGATAAGAGTTTGGTTGTGGCCAATCTTTGTCCTTTTGCTATCGCCAGAGCCGAAGTTGCAACGCAGTGTCTCAGTTGCTTTTCGCTTAAGACTTTCTGGAGAAAGTAGCTCTTCCTGTGCAGAAAGGTCGTGGCCTTGATCATGCAAGTTCCTCGAGGTTTCAAGAGAATAATGATTCTGGTGACAAGCTGCGGATAATTTCTGGTCGATATAATCTTCTCTACTTGATTTGCTAATCCCAGCTCCTGAACTTTCATCTTCGAAAAAACACGGATCTTCGAAAGCCAAAGATAGTTTCTTGTAAAGATGCCTTGCAATAGTCGTTTTGCCAATTCCTGCCACACCTGTAATACCAATCACACGAACTTCGCTAGTAGATTTTAACTTCAATATTTCATATATTGAGTCTGTTTGGCGATCCATTGCGATGAGGCTGTTGGATTTCCCAGATATAGAGACTCGTCGACTCCAAGAAGTCATCCTACTAGTAGACTCGCACGCTTTACCCCGAAGCAACTCCTTGTGGGGACGAGATTCTGACAACAAACCAGAAACGTGACGTGTAATATCTCGAACCAGCTTCGCCTCATCCTCCCTGTCAATGATTGAGTTCCATGAGTAACGCCATTATTTATGCTTGCATAAATAGcatgtttattttattcttatcaTCTAATTGATTTTATTCATCCCAAACCAAAGGGTCAAACTAGAGAAAAAGAAATACCATCACCATTTACAAATTGAAAATGATTTGTATCAAAATGAGTGATAGTTCAGTTATAAATTTCTCTAGTTTGACCCTTTGGTTtgggaaaataaaaatgatggtatttttttctctctagttTGACCCTTTGGTTTGTAAAGAAATTGAAATGATTTGTATCAAAATGAGTGAtagtttaattataaatttctaTATCTGGAGAACAACCAATACCATAACCATTTACAAATGATTTTTTGATTAAATAAGACTGATGATTGTTGcatgatttttagattttagtttttggttttttgtttttagattttggttttagtttttggtttttcctttttttctgtaGATTTTGGTTTCTTAAAAAAGCTTGAATggtaattttagattttttttaaactaaaatattttataaatataaaatattttttctcaaaaccattaaaaatgtttttattatcactaaaataaataaattaaaagtgtattaaaaattataaaataaaaactaatagctatattttaaataactttaattTTGTATCTCCAGAACAATACCAATTAATAGCTAATGTGttataacaaaataacaaaaaaaaaatagttatatttttaaaatatggtaaaaagttaataaaatttttGCAATTAAAATATCACATAACTAAATCTTCAAGTACATTTATTCCtgttaaattaaaaatcatgttttataaaaaaataagaaattaaatttGTAAAGATGGTAAGTATACATAAAATTATgtgattcaaatattttaacatataaagtATTGAGTATTTGTATTCCATACACACAAAATCCACCTTATTTGCACTCCATACACAATatttcccccccccccccccccaccaaTTTTCCTCACCCCATCTTTACCATTTCCCTCCTCCCCATTCTATGGTATCCCACTTATTTTAGGGTATTGAGCTAATTTGCTCTAAAGCAATAGCtagaatttaataaaaatgaaattactATTTAATAACTACTATACATTTATAACTAactgttataataaaatttattaaaactgtTAGTTATAGtatagaataataataaaactaatttagcTATAAAAAACTCCAATAatctactatattaatttagggtCCTAAAATTTATCTACCATTTATAAGTTGTTATTTAAATTTGGACCTTCTCTAAAATAGTAGGTGTTTGGCTATTTAATCTGTTTGGTTTCTTGAATATATCAACATAACTAAcaacttaatttaaaccaaCAGAAATACACATTATAAATGGTTTAACTAATGGACTttggaaaattattaaaattgtgtTGCTTTGCAAATAAAAAGCCATACGATTATGAAAACCAATTTACATTAGGCCTTATAAATATTGGGTTTTAACCAACTAACATTTTAtttgaaactaaaaataaaagactatataatatatccacaaacaatattataataaaaatacattatttttttgtggaattaaagtttatttgatttttttcgttttctCAGTAACAATTAAAAGCATTGTCTAAATATTTACCTATAAATTTTGAATCTCACACATATTAACgtttatatacagtataaactctttgaattaatactctataaattaatatacactaattttttataaatattataattttatagttccaacattgaatttttggttcaattattatattgataaattaataacttctataaattaaaatttttatagttttgttgtagtcccaacattattaatctatagaggtttcactgtacaagttttaatttaaaaatgtgtatattttataaccaaaacaatattattcaaaaactatatatataaaaaacactattgttttatataatttgtatattctaATCTCAGTAACAATTAGAAaggtttgtttaaataatttccgCCCTTGAAAAGGGCGGGTCAGTATCtagtttaatttttaagaaGATTGTTATTGTGGAACTGGAAACTACATGAATATAATCATCAACCGTTTGTCATTctgattaatttataattttattttgaatttattttattttaatactttattGCACAGTTTAGTTGATAATATGATGGTGAAACAACCGTGTAGGATTTGAAAAAGGAGATAAATATGggataaatataaaatgataaattaaaaatttgaaaaaataaataaattgaattaTCGTTGGGAAAAATCTAAGAAAACACAGCTTCTTGTTTTTGTGTAGaattagataattatttaaaaaaactagttttcttaagttttaagaaatcattttttttccaaatcttGATTGGTAAAAAAGtggtttttcaaaaacaaaatccaaaaactgaaaacaattgaaTTGTTAATTAAAGAACGCAGACTTAGAGGTTGATTGTTTCCAGTTTTTGGaatagtttttagattttgttttttcaaaaaccaCATTTTACCCAATCAAGATTTTTGATAAATGGTTTCCCTAAAATTCAGGGAaactagtttttaaaataactgtATATTTCTGagtaaaaaccaaaatctaactttttatagttttttgcTTAGAACGTGTTACTcttattacaaataaaaaatcatttatccaCTAAAAACTGCTGTAGGGTATTTAAAATATACGTACAAATAGATAATGCTTATGATCCAACACTGAGCACATACGTTAGGCAATTTCTAGCTCTTTTTTTCGGAACATACATCTAAAAATAAACTGATGTAAATACAAATAATtcagattaatttttaaaattattaataatagaaatttatttattttttatttgaagttagtcattaaaatttattaataactttttactttatttagagaaatcatacttttttttcttttactatttgatacctatatgttatattttgtattCTTTTGGTTTTACTTAATATGAAGTAGGACTTGaactagtattttattttactatttcacacttataaaatatatttcctatagacgttaaatatatatatatatatattctatttttttaattttacttagTATTAAATAAGATTAGGAATATTTCCCTTTTATAAACTTTActaagtatatattttcaaaattttctatatGAGATTAACTAtagttttatcttttattttcattttttaaaatatttttatctgtgttttatataatagtgttttatattttacttttgcagaattaatattttactattaataattgtttttatttgattaattttaaaatcaaaaaccaaaaactgaaaaccaaaatctaaaacaatcattcatgtttttcaaaaatctgaaatctactgcaaaatcaaaaaccagaaactaaaaactaaaatctaaaaaccaaaaaccaaaatccaaaaactaaaaactaaaatctaaaaaccaatgAAACAATCATCACCTTAATAATAACCGCGTAAACACATCAACACAAAAactttaagcaaaaaaaaatcacagaaaaaaaatcagGACGTACGAAGAAGATTTAGAAGAAAAATTTGGTTTGGTGTCGGTTAATTTGGTCAAGCACGCTTCCCACTTCTTCATGGTCTCCAAATTCTCTGATTGACCATGCCTCCTTACATCCTCCCCGAAACTGCCTTTCAGATATTGGACATCCGATATATCCACCTCGTAGTAGACCGGAACCATCATCGATTTTGCCTTCATAATCTCCACCAGCTCGTTTAAACACCAGGAAGAGGAGGCATAGTTCTCAGATAACACAACCACTGCTACTTTAGACTCCGAGATAGCATGAAGGACCTTGGCTGGAACATGCTTCCTTGTCTCCGTCCTCTCCGTCTCTTCGTCGTCTATAAAACATTTTATGCTTTGTCGAGCAAGCGCATGCCTCAGATGGCTTAGAAATCCCCCACGAACTTCTCCTCCGAAATTTATGAACACATCCACTTTTGCGTTGGATGATATCGAAGATGTATACATGATAACTGGAGGACTGTggttataatttttcttttctctctacGAAATTGCTTAAGATTCAAGAAAATTTGAGGATAACTTGAGAAACGATTGAGGGTACCTTTGTATGGTGATTAAAATTTGATATCGCTTATTGACAAAGTTCATatccctttctttttttttctgtaacaaaGTTGATGTGAAATCACCTTAACCACTAAAGGCTTCTATATCCGAGTTTGAATCCtagactatgcaatttattgcagatAAATCCAGGTTTTATGTCCCGAAGATAGCGGtttattaaacaattatgcAGATTACGGAATAAAGATTTATAAGAGATCTACAACATGGTGCAAGTTAATCTCGTCAGGTTTGGATCTTCATAGGATGACTCAGGTAATGCAATTAGGCGTAAATCTCATAAGGCATGTAGTATTGTCGATTGTCGAATCGTCTACGTAATCTTTTTCAtatcataattgtaatatcat contains these protein-coding regions:
- the LOC108843099 gene encoding disease resistance protein CHS1; amino-acid sequence: MYTSSISSNAKVDVFINFGGEVRGGFLSHLRHALARQSIKCFIDDEETERTETRKHVPAKVLHAISESKVAVVVLSENYASSSWCLNELVEIMKAKSMMVPVYYEVDISDVQYLKGSFGEDVRRHGQSENLETMKKWEACLTKLTDTKPNFSSKSSSEDEAKLVRDITRHVSGLLSESRPHKELLRGKACESTSRMTSWSRRVSISGKSNSLIAMDRQTDSIYEILKLKSTSEVRVIGITGVAGIGKTTIARHLYKKLSLAFEDPCFFEDESSGAGISKSSREDYIDQKLSAACHQNHYSLETSRNLHDQGHDLSAQEELLSPESLKRKATETLRCNFGSGDSKRTKIGHNQTLIIVDDIGIEELEKVMEGVNRLCPGSRVIVTTEDKSLLLSRGVEHVYEMDCLKYDEALELFSECAFQKQYPPANFEQLSVLAVELTGCLPLGLKLLGSFLRDKTQKEWECEIQRVQARQEVDCVKLPKLKAQGRPKEGKECRGSKPQQKEKIKAIAKIFISKLNEQRKHSQEGIPHAGRAKKSANL